In Cercospora beticola chromosome 3, complete sequence, the following proteins share a genomic window:
- a CDS encoding uncharacterized protein (CAZy:GH12): MLYSVATAFVIFASLSAASPALRQDLPSVNEAGNHIAARNDDSRLSTDAASDTLNTNAACDDFGKIQAAGYTLENNIWGRRKGVTLVGSQCVNVNSIKGNQVAWTADFAWDRGDGGVKSFPNLQLNRNPIQLGKITNMRTTFNWDLYCNPKSDIGASIVYDLFAGPQPDVNKKTNEIMVWTGAQGGNGPLSYSYNPYVAIRQNIEVPGVRGRWDLYKGPNSGTVVHSFVATNGRGTGKQNWVERKQWTGNLVNFIKYLIQQKEIRADYWLVQSQAGTELTYGGKNPAQSRSCKFAVSQFDLEVS; this comes from the exons ATGTTGTACTCCGTAGCGACAGCTTTTGTTATATTCGCGAGCTTGTCTGCAGCATCACCAGCTCTACGACAAGACTTGCCATCGGTCAACGAGGCTGGGAACCATATTGCAGCAAGAAACGACGATTCCAGGCTCTCTACAGACGCCGCAAGCGATACACTCAACACGAATGCCGCCTGCGATGACTTCGGCAAGATTCAAGCTGCAGGCTATACTCTCGAAAACAACATTTGGGGTCGGAGGAAAGGTGTAACCTTGGTCGGGAGTCAATGTGTCAACGTTAATAGTATCAAGGGCAATCAGGTCGCATGGACCGCCGA CTTCGCATGGGACAGAGGGGACGGAGGCGTGAAATCATTCCCGAATCTGCAACTCAATCGAAACCCCATACAACTGGGAAAAATAACGAACATGCGTACGACCTTCAACTGGGACCTTTACTGCAATCCGAAGTCAGATATCGGAGCTAGCATCGTCTATGACCTTTTCGCCG GCCCTCAGCCCGATGTGAACAAGAAAACAAACGAGATCATGGTCTGGACCGGCGCTCAAGGCGGAAACGGTCCGCTCTCATACAGTTACAACCCGTACGTGGCTATCCGACAGAACATCGAAGTTCCCGGCGTCAGAGGTCGTTGGGACCTGTACAAAGGTCCAAACAGTGGCACAGTCGTGCACTCATTCGTTGCAACGAATGGTAGGGGCACCGGCAAGCAGAACTGGGTTGAACGAAAGCAGTGGACCGGCAATCTGGTCAATTTCATCAAGTACCTGATCCAACAGAAGGAGATTCGGGCAGACTACTGGCTGGTCCAGAGTCAAGCTGGGACTGAGTTGACATACGGCGGTAAGAATCCAGCTCAGAGTCGCAGCTGCAAGTTTGCGGTCAGTCAATTTGATCTCGAGGTTTCTTGA